The genomic DNA CGGCCCTGCGCAGCCGGCGGGTGGCCGGGCCGATGCCCTCGGCGAACGCCTCCAGGGTGGCCTCGATGATCGGCGCCACGACCGGACCCGTACCGCTCATCGAGGCGATCAGCTTGGCGACGACCTTGCTCACCCAGCGGCCCGCGAATCCCGACAGCACGGACCCCGTCTCGTTCAGCAGCAGGATCCGCTCGGCCTCCTGCCGGATGCGCGGCACGTCCCGGTCGCTCCAGCCGCCCGCCGCGACGGCGAGCAGCCCGGACGCGAGCCGTGGAAAACCGATCCGTCCGGCGCCCCGCACCGGCTCCGCGAGCTGCTCGGCGACCGTGGTGAGCGCCTGGCCCACCGGTGACCAGGCCTCCGCGGGCCGCTCGGGCGGCGGAGCGGCGAACTGCTGCTCCTCGCCGTCGATCAGCGCGACCGGGGTGTGGCCGTGGTAGGCGTCCCGCAGCTCACGCAGTGCGGCGCTCTTGCCGAGCCCGCGACCGCCCGCGAGCACCACGAACGGCAGCTCCCCCGCGTGCTCGTACGGCGACGAGCGGAGCTGGTACGGGCGCAGGCCGATGAGTCGTGGAGCGAGACCGGGCGGATCGCTGTCGAACAGCGCCCCGCGTCCGTGCAGCCCTCTGTGCACCGCATCTCCCCCCGGCGCGGTCCGTCCCGATGTGCTGCTGTGAGGTGTATCAACACCAGCGTAAATAGGGGGACTTGGTTCGGGATAGGGCGCGTGGTGTCCGTTGGGTTACGAAAGTTGCCCGCTGATCAGTCGACTGTGATCGAATTCAGCTTCTCCCGTAGGTACGTGTGGGAGTCGACCGGTTCGTATGCGACGCGGCCCACCGGCGCCGGGACCGACTCCACGAGTGTCCCCGGTGTGCACTCGCCGAAGTAGACCAGCGACATCAGCTCCTCGGCGGGCGCGTCGGCGGGCGGGGGCAGCACGCGGTGCCGTCCCGAGCGCCACCGGTCTCCCGTCCAACGGGCCATCAGATCGCCGATGTTGATGGTGAACGCCGCCGGGTCGAAGGGCGCGTCCGCCCAGCCGCCGTCGTCCGTGTACACCTGGAGACCGCCCTTGCCGGCCTGGCGGTCGAGGATCGTGACCGTGCCGAAGTCGGTGTGCGGGCCGATGCGGAACTGGCCGGGGGCCGGGTCGCCGGTCACCTCCGTGCCCGGGTACCAGTTGATGTTGAAGCCGTAGGTCGGATGGGTCATGTGCTTCGTGAAGAAGTCCGGCTCCAGGCCGAGGGCCTCGCCGAGGAGCGTGAGGAGGCGGTCCTCCAGCCCGGCCATCTCCGCCAGATACTCCTCGCACGGTTCTCGCAGCTCGGGTGCCTCGGCGGGCCAGACGTTCGGCGCGTACCACTCCGCGTTGGTCTCCGGGTCCTCGAACGGCTCGTGCGTCGCGAACGTCAGCGACTCCTTGAGGTCGGGCGGGGTCTCGGTGCCCTCGGAGTAGCCGTTGGCCTCGGCACCGGGACCGAGCCAGCCGCGCCCGCCGACCCGGGCGGCGTACCGCTGCTTGGTCTCGGCGGGCAGCGTGAAGAAGGCGCGGGCGGCCACCCGGATGCGGGTGCGGAGGGACGGGTCCACGCCGTGGCCGGTGACCAGGAGGAAGCCGGCGGTCCGAAGGGCGTCGTCGACGGTGCGGGCGATCCGCGCCCGGGCGTCGGGGTCGCCGGAGAGCCAGGGGCGCAGGTCGACGGTCGGGATGCGGGGGGTACGGGCGTCACTCACCGATGTCCTCGTTCCACAGTGCCGGGTTGTTCTTGATGAAGCCGCGCAGCAGGGCGGTGCACTCGGGATCGTCGAGGAGCACGATCTCCACGCCGTGCTCCGCCAGCCAGTCGTGGCCGCCGTGGAAGGTGGCCGCCTCGCCCACCACGACCCGCGAGATGCCGAACTGGCGGACCAGGCCGGAGCAGTACCAGCACGGCGAGAGGGTCGTCACCATCGTCGTACCGCGGTACGTCCGCTGCCGTCCGGCGCTGCGGAACGCCGCCGTCTCCGCGTGCATCGACGGGTCGTCGTCCTGGACGCGGCGGTTGTGGCCGCGGCCGAGCAGGGCGCCGTCCGCGCCGTACAGCGCGGCGCCGATGGGGATGCCGCCCTCGGCCAGCCCGGCGCGGGCCTCCTCGACGGCCGTGGCGAGCCATGCGCGTGCCTGTGCCTGATCCATGACCTGATCCATGTCCTCACTCGCGTGCGGCGAAAACACGCGGGCGGCGGGCGGCGGCCCGCGCACGGTGGCGTGACCGTCAGCGGCCCCGCTGTCCGTGCAGCCGGGCCAGCGCGCGGAAGGACTCCTTCGGCCCGACGTCGTGTCACCGTCCTGGGACCAGTCCGGGAAGCGGCCCGTGTCCCGCCGTCCGCCGATGGTCTACGGAGGGGCGCCGAAAGTGTGGCCTCCCACACCCGCGGCGCACGGTCAGACGGAGAGCCGGAGGTCGATCCAGGGGACGGTGTCGCCCGGCAGCAGATAGCGCTCGGTCTCGGCGAACCCGTGCTTCAGGGCGAACCGCAGGCCGTCCGGGTTGGAACTCAGGACGACGGTCTCGATCACCTGCGCGCCGAGTGCGCGAGCGTGCTTCAGCCCCCGCTCGTACATCTCCCCGCCGAAACCCCGCCCGCGGTGGGCGGCGAGAACGCGGGCGATCACCGTGGCGGTGGCCGGGGCGTCCGGGGTCGGGGCGTCCGCGGGCGGGCGCACGGTCGAGCAGCCGACCAGGACGTCGTCGAGGTAGGCGACCTCCAGGCGGTTGCGGCCGGCGCGCTCACGTACGTCGTCGAGGGACAGGACATGCGCGGGGATGATCGTGTTGTGGACGTGCCGCCAGTCCTGGAGGGACCGGGGAGAGGCCTCGCCGCCCACGTGTTCGAAGCGAAGAAGGGTCACCGGAGCAGCAAATCGGCGCGCATGACGGCACGTCAACCACGTTTACGGACCGGGTCCGGCCACCGGGCCGCCCCGGCCCCCACCGACCGGGACCGGCACCGCGACCCCGGTCGACCGGTCCCGTCAGTCCTTGGAGTCCTCGCCGCTCTCGCGCCGGCGCAGTTCCTCCTCGCGGCGGCGCAGATCGGCCTCCCAGTCCTTCAGCAGTGCCTCGTCCTTCTTGCTCTCGGCCTTGAGGGACTGGAGGAACTCGGGATTGTCGTCGGGCGCGACGAACTCGGCGCGGTGGTTGCGATGCCATTCGGACGGCGTCGAACCGCCCGCCGGGCCGCGCCGCGCCCGGCCCGCGACGAGCCAGGCGATCGGGCCGACGAGCACCTCGCCGAAGAGCAGGATGATGATCACCCACACCACCTTCGGCAGCCCCCGCACCTCCTCCTCGGGGGTGTTCAGGCAGTCGATGAAGGCGTAGATCCACAGCGCCAGGACCAGCAGGAACGGCAGATACCTGAGCATGGTCGAGCGATCCCCCAGAGAACGACGGCGGGGCGGCTAAGGCCCCGGTGACGGGCACAGGGTAGCGGGTACCGGATACTGGACCGCATGGCTTACGACGATCTTCGCTCGCTGCTGAGGGCGCTGGAGCGCGAGGGCGACCTCAAGCGCATCAAGGCCGAGGTCGACCCGTATCTGGAGGTCGGGGAGATCGTCGACCGGGTGCAGAAGGCGGGCGGCCCGGCGCTGCTGTTCGAGAACGTGCGCGGGTCGGCGATGCCGCTCGCGATGAACGTGTTCGGCACGGACCGGCGGCTGCTCAAGGCCCTCGGGCTGAAGTCGTACGGCGAGATCACCGACAAGATCGGCGGCCTGCTGAAGCCGGAGCTGCCGCACGGGTTCGTCGGGGTGCGCGAGGCGTTCGGCAAGCTGGGCGCGATGACGCACGTGCCGCCGAGGAAGGTGAAGGACGCCCCGGTCCAGGAGGTCGTCCTGCGCGGGGACGACGTCGACCTCGACCAGCTCCCGGCCCTGTTCACCTGGCCCCAGGACGGCGGCTCGTTCTTCAACCTGGGCCTGACCCACACCAAGGACCCCGAGAGCGGCATCCGCAATCTCGGGCTCTACCGCCTCCAGCGCCACGACAAGCGCACCATCGGCATGCACTGGCAGATCCACAAGGACAGCCGGAACCACTACCAGGTGGCCGCGCGGCGGGGCGAGAGGCTGCCCGTCGCGATCGCCTTCGGGTGCCCGCCCGCGGTGACGTACGCTTCCACGGCCCCGCTGCCCGGGGACATCGACGAGTACCTCTTCGCCGGGTTCATCCAGGGCAAGCGGATCGAGATGGTCGACTGCAAGACGGTCCCGCTCCAGGTCCCGGCGCAGGCCGAGGTCGTACTGGAGGGGTGGCTGGAGCCGGGCGAGATGCTCCCCGAGGGGCCGTTCGGCGACCACACCGGCTTCTACACGCCGCAGGAGCCGTTCCCCGCGCTGAAGATCGACTGTGTGACGATGCGGAAGCGTCCGCTGCTCCAGTCGATCGTGGTCGGCCGGCCGCCGACGGAGGACGGACCGCTGGGCCGGGCGACGGAGCGTTTCTTCCTGCCCCTGTTGAAGATCATCGTGCCGGACATCGTGGACTACCACCTGCCCGAGGCGGGCGGCTTCCACAACTGCGCGATCGTCTCCATCGACAAGAAGTACCCGAAGCACGCCCAGAAGGTGATGCACGCGGTCTGGGGCGCGCACATGATGTCCCTGACCAAGCTGATCGTGATCGTCGACTCCGACTGCGACGTGCACGATCTGCACGAGGTCGCCTGGCGGGCGCTCGGCAACACGGACTACGCCCGCGACCTCACGGTCGTCGAAGGCCCCGTTGACCATCTCGACCACGCCTCGTACCAGCAGTTCTGGGGCGGCAAGGCGGGGATCGACGCGACGCGGAAGTGGCCCGAGGAGGGCTACACCCGGGACGGCGGGTGGCCCGAGATGGTGCTCTCCGACGCGGAGACGGCGGCGAAGGTCGACCGCCGCTGGAAGGAGTACGGACTGTGACCTCCGCATCCGCGGCGCTCCCGCAGCAGCCCGGCCGCACCAAGGCCTTCCTGCGCCTGGTGATGATCGAGCACTCCGTCTTCGCGCTGCCCTTCGCCTACATCGCCGCGCTGACCGCGATGTTCCAGTGGGACAGGAACATCCACTGGGTGAGGCTGCTGCTCGTCACGGTCGCGATGGTCGGTCTGCGCACCTTCGCCATGGCGGCCAACCGGATCATCGACCGGGAGATCGACGCCCGCAATCCCCGTACGGCCCACCGTGAGCTGGTCACCGGCGCGATGTCGGTGCGGCACGCGTGGACGGGCGCGCTGGTGGCGCTGGTCTTCTTCCTGGGCGCGGCGGCGCTGCTGAACCCGCTGTGCCTGGCCCTCGCCCCCATCGCGGTGATCCCGATGGTGGTGTACCCGTACGGCAAGCGGTTCACGAACTTCCCGCAGGCGATCCTGGGTCTGGCCCAGGCGATGGGACCGGTCGGCGGCTGGCTGGCGATCAGCGGCGAGTGGTCCTGGGACGCGGTGATCCTGGGTCTCGCGGTCGGCGTCTGGATCGGCGGCTTCGATCTGATCTACGCCTGCCAGGACGTCGAGACGGACCGTGAGGTCGGGGTGATGTCGGTGCCGGCGCGCTTCGGCATCCAGGCCGCGATCTGGGGCGCCCGTGTCTGCCACGCCATCACCACGGCGCTCCTCGTCTGGTACGCCTTCGCCACCGACGCGGGTGCGTTCTTCTGGTTCGGCCTGGTCATCGTCGCGGGCGCGTTCCTCTACGAGCACTCCATCGTCAAGCCGCACGACCTGTCCCGCCTGAACCGGGCGTTCTTCTCTACGAACGGTTTCATCGGGATCAGCCTGTTCGTGTGTGCGCTGGGTGATTTGCTGGTGCGCGGGCTCACCGTGTAGCCGGTTCAGGTGATCGGAGCACCCGGCCGCCCCACGGCGAACCGGCGAGCCGTACGGTTTCGCGGAGTGCCCCCGCACACGCGGGATGGCCCGAGGGCTGTGCCGATGAACCCGTTCACGCTCGATTGCTCCCCGCGCACGCGGGGATCGTGAGGCCCGCTCGCCTTCCGGTGGACCCGAAGGTGTCCGGCCGCTCCTGAACGTCGTCCGACTCGCCGGTAGGCTCAGGGTGTGAACGCAGGAGAATCGCAGCGCGTGCCTTGGATCGTAGGGGTGTCCGGTGCATCCGGTACGCCGTACGCCGCCGCGGTGCTGCGGGCGCTTGTGGAGCGGGGAGAGAGCGTCGACCTGGTCGTCAGCAGGGCCTCCCGGCTCACGCTGCTCGACGAGACCGGTCTGCCCTTCCGGGACGCCCACTGGCGGGACGATCTGCGGGCGTGGCTGGCGCGGGGCGCCGACGGGAAGCCGGACACCTTCGACGCCTTCGAGGACCATCTCGACGCCGTACGGCACTGGAGCGCCGGTGACCTGGCAGCGGGGCCGTCCTCCGGTTCGTACCCCTCGAAGGGCATGCTCATCGTGCCCGCCTCCACGGCCTGCGTCGCCGGAGTCGCCCTCGGCCTGTCGAAGGACCTGTTGCAGCGCGCCGCGAGCGTGACGCTCAAGGAGGGGCGCAAGCTGGTCGTCGCCGTGCGGGAGACCCCGCTGAACGGGCAGACGCTGCGGCACCTGGTCTCCCTGGACGAGGCGGGCGCCACCGTGCTGCCCGCCTCGCCGGCGTTCTACGCGGGGGCCACGCACATCCAGGACCTGGTGGACTTCGTCGCCGGGCGGGTGCTCGACGCGGCGGGCGTCGAGCACCACCTGTACCGCCGGTGGGAGGGCGAACTCGGCGGCGGCTCCCGCGGCGGCACCACCTGAGCAACGCGCAACTCGCACGACCACTCATCACTTTCAGGAACTCTCCAGACCTTTTCAGCGGAAGGCTTCGATCGCATGGACGCGGTGGACAGGCAGCTCATCCAGGCCCTCAGGGAGAACGGCCGGGCCTCCTACGCGGAGCTGGGGCGCCTCGTCGGTCTGTCGGGACCCAGCGTCACCGACCGCATCAACCGGCTGGAGGCGGCCGGGGTCATCACCGGTTACCGCGCCACCGTCGACTCCGCCTCGCTCGGTCTCGGCGTCACGGCCCTGATCGGCATCTCGCTCTCCGACGCCGCCGACCACGAGGACGTGGCCCACCGGCTGCGGGACCTCAGCGAGATCGAGGACTGCTGGTTCATCGCGGGCGACGACTCGTTCATGCTCAAGGTGCGCTCGAGCGACGTGGACGAGCTGGAGAAGACCATCCGCCGGCTGTCCGGAACGAAGGGTGTCTCCCGGACCCGTACGACGATCGTGCTCTCCACGAAGTGGGAGAACCGGGTCGGAGAGTTGCCCGAAGAGGGCTAGGGCACGACGTGCCTGATGGGGGCCCCTCCCGCCCGGAGGGTGGGGGAGTACGGTTTACGAAGGCTGTCTGAGGAAGAGGTAGAGGCATGGATGTCGGGCTCAAGCGCGAGCTGGAGGACAAGGTCCGGGCCGGTGAGCGGCTGACCCGCGAGGACGGCATCGCGCTCTACGAGTCGGACGACCTGGCCTGGCTGGGCGGGCTCGCCCACGAGGTGCGGACGCGGAAGAACGGCGACGTCGTCCACTTCAACGTCAACCGCCACCTCAACATGACGAACGTGTGCACCGCGTCCTGCGCGTACTGCTCGTTCCAGCGCAAGCCGGGCGAGAAGGACGCGTACACGATGCGCATCGAGGAGGCCGTCCGCCTCGCCAAGACGATGGAGGGCGAGAACCTCACCGAGCTGCACATCGTCAACGGCCTGCACCCGAACCTGCCGTGGCGCTACTACCCGCGGTCCCTGAGCGAGCTGAAGAAGGCGCTGCCGAACGTCTCGCTGAAGGCCTTCACGGCGACGGAGATCCACCACTTCGAGACGATCTCCGGGCTGTCCGCCTCCGAGATCCTCGACGAGCTGATCGAGGCCGGTCTGGAGTCGCTGACCGGCGGCGGCGCGGAGATCTTCGACTGGGAGGTCCGGCAGCACATCGTCGACCACCGCACCCACTGGGAAGACTGGTCGCGCATCCACCGGCTGGCGCACGAGAAGGGGCTCAAGACCCCGTCCACCATGCTGTACGGGCACATCGAGGAGCCCCGCCACCGCGTCGACCACGTGCTGCGGCTGCGGGAACTCCAGGACGAGACCGGCGGCTTCCAGGTCTTCATCCCGCTGCGCTACCAGCACGACTTCGTCGACATGAAGGACGGCAAGGTCCGCAACCGGCTCCAGGCGCGCACGCAGATGGCGACCGGCGCCGAGGCCCTGAAGACCTTCGCGGTCTCCCGCCTCCTCTTCGACAACGTCCCGCACGTCAAGGTCTTCTGGGTGATGCACGGCGTGCAGACCGCCCAGCTCGCGCTCCAGCACGGCGCCGACGACATGGACGGCTCGGTCGTCGAGTACAAGATCACGCACGACGCGGACAACTACGGCACGCCGAACAAGCTGACCCGTGAGGACCTGCTCGACCTGATCCGCGACGCCGGTTTCCGTCCGGTCGAGCGGAACACGCGGTACGAGATCATCCGCGAGTACGACGGCCCGGACCCGGCGCGCCGGGAGTCGCCGCAGCCGATGCGGGTCTGACCGCACGATGGCGCCCACCTTCGAACTGGACCCCGCGATCACGCCCGCCCTGCGGGAGGGCGTGCTCGCGCTGTGGGCGGACGTGTCGAACGCGGGCGGCTCCGTCGGCTTCGTGCCGCCGGTGACCGTGGACGACATACGGCCGGAACTGGTGAAGCACTTCGTCGCCCTGGCGGAGGGGCGGACCCGGCTTCTCGTCGGGCGGGACGACGAGGGGGCGGTCGCCGCGACGGCGTTCCTCACGCACAACACCCACCGGCTGATGCGGCACTGGGTGTGGCTCTACACGGTGATGGTGCACCCCCGCCACCAGGGCAAGGGCTACGGGCGGGACCTGCTGGCCGCCGCCGAGGACGCCGCCTCGGGCCTCGACGGGATCGAGGCGATACGGCTCACCTGCCGGGGCGGCGAGGGGCTGGAGAACTTCTACGCGTCCTGCGGCTACAAGGAGGTCGGCCGCGTGCCCGGCGCGATACGGGTGGCGCCCGGGGACGAGCGGGACGACATCACCATGCTGCTGCCGCTGGCGCGCACCGGGTACTGAAGGCCCCCCTGCAAGATCGCGGGGCGATCGTGCTTCACTGGACGGTGCCCTTTGGCATCGTTGGGAACCGTTCGGAACGGAAGAGTGGATTGAGATGCTCCGCTACACACTGATGCGCCTCGGGATCTTCGTGGGCTGCCTCGTGGTCGTCTGGGGTCTCGTCTACTCCGGTATCGCTCCCCGCGGCCTCGGTGACTCCAACTACATGTGGGTCGTCCTGCTCTCGCTCGTGATCTCCGCGCCGATCAGCTTCGTGGTGCTGCGGGGGGAGCGCGACCGGGCGTCGGCCGAGGTGATCGCACGGGTCGACCGGGCGAAGGCGAACCTGGAGGCCAACCGCAACCAGGAGGACGTCGCGGACGACGCGGCGCGGGCACAGGGCCGGGCTTCCTAGCCGACGGCGACAGCGCCACGCCGTTCGGCGGCGGCTGCGGGGCACTCGTTTCCCGGCCGGTCCGTCGGCAGGCAAACCGTACGCTTGCCCGTATGGGCGCAGTGAAG from Streptomyces avermitilis MA-4680 = NBRC 14893 includes the following:
- a CDS encoding isopenicillin N synthase family dioxygenase; amino-acid sequence: MSDARTPRIPTVDLRPWLSGDPDARARIARTVDDALRTAGFLLVTGHGVDPSLRTRIRVAARAFFTLPAETKQRYAARVGGRGWLGPGAEANGYSEGTETPPDLKESLTFATHEPFEDPETNAEWYAPNVWPAEAPELREPCEEYLAEMAGLEDRLLTLLGEALGLEPDFFTKHMTHPTYGFNINWYPGTEVTGDPAPGQFRIGPHTDFGTVTILDRQAGKGGLQVYTDDGGWADAPFDPAAFTINIGDLMARWTGDRWRSGRHRVLPPPADAPAEELMSLVYFGECTPGTLVESVPAPVGRVAYEPVDSHTYLREKLNSITVD
- a CDS encoding nucleoside deaminase — encoded protein: MDQAQARAWLATAVEEARAGLAEGGIPIGAALYGADGALLGRGHNRRVQDDDPSMHAETAAFRSAGRQRTYRGTTMVTTLSPCWYCSGLVRQFGISRVVVGEAATFHGGHDWLAEHGVEIVLLDDPECTALLRGFIKNNPALWNEDIGE
- a CDS encoding GNAT family N-acetyltransferase, with protein sequence MTLLRFEHVGGEASPRSLQDWRHVHNTIIPAHVLSLDDVRERAGRNRLEVAYLDDVLVGCSTVRPPADAPTPDAPATATVIARVLAAHRGRGFGGEMYERGLKHARALGAQVIETVVLSSNPDGLRFALKHGFAETERYLLPGDTVPWIDLRLSV
- a CDS encoding PLD nuclease N-terminal domain-containing protein, with translation MLRYLPFLLVLALWIYAFIDCLNTPEEEVRGLPKVVWVIIILLFGEVLVGPIAWLVAGRARRGPAGGSTPSEWHRNHRAEFVAPDDNPEFLQSLKAESKKDEALLKDWEADLRRREEELRRRESGEDSKD
- a CDS encoding menaquinone biosynthesis decarboxylase; its protein translation is MAYDDLRSLLRALEREGDLKRIKAEVDPYLEVGEIVDRVQKAGGPALLFENVRGSAMPLAMNVFGTDRRLLKALGLKSYGEITDKIGGLLKPELPHGFVGVREAFGKLGAMTHVPPRKVKDAPVQEVVLRGDDVDLDQLPALFTWPQDGGSFFNLGLTHTKDPESGIRNLGLYRLQRHDKRTIGMHWQIHKDSRNHYQVAARRGERLPVAIAFGCPPAVTYASTAPLPGDIDEYLFAGFIQGKRIEMVDCKTVPLQVPAQAEVVLEGWLEPGEMLPEGPFGDHTGFYTPQEPFPALKIDCVTMRKRPLLQSIVVGRPPTEDGPLGRATERFFLPLLKIIVPDIVDYHLPEAGGFHNCAIVSIDKKYPKHAQKVMHAVWGAHMMSLTKLIVIVDSDCDVHDLHEVAWRALGNTDYARDLTVVEGPVDHLDHASYQQFWGGKAGIDATRKWPEEGYTRDGGWPEMVLSDAETAAKVDRRWKEYGL
- the mqnP gene encoding menaquinone biosynthesis prenyltransferase MqnP, yielding MTSASAALPQQPGRTKAFLRLVMIEHSVFALPFAYIAALTAMFQWDRNIHWVRLLLVTVAMVGLRTFAMAANRIIDREIDARNPRTAHRELVTGAMSVRHAWTGALVALVFFLGAAALLNPLCLALAPIAVIPMVVYPYGKRFTNFPQAILGLAQAMGPVGGWLAISGEWSWDAVILGLAVGVWIGGFDLIYACQDVETDREVGVMSVPARFGIQAAIWGARVCHAITTALLVWYAFATDAGAFFWFGLVIVAGAFLYEHSIVKPHDLSRLNRAFFSTNGFIGISLFVCALGDLLVRGLTV
- a CDS encoding UbiX family flavin prenyltransferase, coding for MPWIVGVSGASGTPYAAAVLRALVERGESVDLVVSRASRLTLLDETGLPFRDAHWRDDLRAWLARGADGKPDTFDAFEDHLDAVRHWSAGDLAAGPSSGSYPSKGMLIVPASTACVAGVALGLSKDLLQRAASVTLKEGRKLVVAVRETPLNGQTLRHLVSLDEAGATVLPASPAFYAGATHIQDLVDFVAGRVLDAAGVEHHLYRRWEGELGGGSRGGTT
- a CDS encoding Lrp/AsnC family transcriptional regulator, producing the protein MDAVDRQLIQALRENGRASYAELGRLVGLSGPSVTDRINRLEAAGVITGYRATVDSASLGLGVTALIGISLSDAADHEDVAHRLRDLSEIEDCWFIAGDDSFMLKVRSSDVDELEKTIRRLSGTKGVSRTRTTIVLSTKWENRVGELPEEG
- the mqnE gene encoding aminofutalosine synthase MqnE translates to MDVGLKRELEDKVRAGERLTREDGIALYESDDLAWLGGLAHEVRTRKNGDVVHFNVNRHLNMTNVCTASCAYCSFQRKPGEKDAYTMRIEEAVRLAKTMEGENLTELHIVNGLHPNLPWRYYPRSLSELKKALPNVSLKAFTATEIHHFETISGLSASEILDELIEAGLESLTGGGAEIFDWEVRQHIVDHRTHWEDWSRIHRLAHEKGLKTPSTMLYGHIEEPRHRVDHVLRLRELQDETGGFQVFIPLRYQHDFVDMKDGKVRNRLQARTQMATGAEALKTFAVSRLLFDNVPHVKVFWVMHGVQTAQLALQHGADDMDGSVVEYKITHDADNYGTPNKLTREDLLDLIRDAGFRPVERNTRYEIIREYDGPDPARRESPQPMRV
- a CDS encoding GNAT family N-acetyltransferase; the protein is MAPTFELDPAITPALREGVLALWADVSNAGGSVGFVPPVTVDDIRPELVKHFVALAEGRTRLLVGRDDEGAVAATAFLTHNTHRLMRHWVWLYTVMVHPRHQGKGYGRDLLAAAEDAASGLDGIEAIRLTCRGGEGLENFYASCGYKEVGRVPGAIRVAPGDERDDITMLLPLARTGY
- a CDS encoding DUF4229 domain-containing protein — protein: MLRYTLMRLGIFVGCLVVVWGLVYSGIAPRGLGDSNYMWVVLLSLVISAPISFVVLRGERDRASAEVIARVDRAKANLEANRNQEDVADDAARAQGRAS